A genome region from Macaca nemestrina isolate mMacNem1 chromosome 20, mMacNem.hap1, whole genome shotgun sequence includes the following:
- the LOC105495498 gene encoding rho GTPase-activating protein 33 isoform X9, translating into MGAVIVQTVARSTDSLDGPGEGSVQPLPTAGGPSVKGKPGKRLSAPRGPFPRLADCAHFHYENVDFGHIQLLLSPDREGPSLSGENELVFGVQVTCQGRSWPVLRSYDDFRSLDAHLHRCIFDRRFSCLPELPPPPEGARAAQMLVPLLLQYLETLSGLVDSNLNCGPVLTWMELDNHGRRLLLSEEASLNIPAVAAAHVIKRYTAQAPDELSFEVGDIVSVIDMPPTEDRSWWRGKRGFQVGFFPSECVELFTERPGPGLKAADADGPPCGIPAPQGISSLTSAVPRPRGKLAGLLRTFMRSRPSRQRLRQRGILRQRVFGCDLGEHLSNSGQDVPQVLRCCSEFIEAHGVVDGIYRLSGVSSNIQRLRHEFDSERIPELSGPAFLQDIHSVSSLCKLYFRELPNPLLTYQLYGKFSEAMSVPGEEERLVRVHDVIQQLPPPHYRTLEYLLRHLARMARHSANTSMHARNLAIVWAPNLLRSMELESVGMGGAAAFREVRVQSVVVEFLLTHVDVLFSDTFTSAGLDPAGRCLLPRPKSLAGSCPSTRLLTLEEAQARTQGRLGMPTEPTTPKTPASPAERRKGERGEKQRKPGGSSWKTFFALGRGPSVPRKKPLPWLGGTRAPPQPSGGRPDTVTLRSAKSEESLSSQASGAGLQRLHRLRRPHSSSDAFPVGPAPAGSCESLSSSSSSESSSSESSSSSSESSAAGLGALSGSPSHRTSAWLDDGDELDFSPPRCLEGLRGLDFDPLTFRCSSPTPGDPAPPASPAPPAPASAFPPRVTPQAISPRGPTSPASPAALDISEPLAVSVPPAVLELLGAGGAPASATPTPALSPGRSLRPHLIPLLLRGAEAPLTDACQQEMCSKLRGAQGPLGPDMESPLPPPPLSLLRPGGAPPPPPKNPARLMALALAERAQQVAEQQSQQECGGTPPAPRSPFRRSLSLEEPPACPDLCTGMGGQLLPFLPHMPH; encoded by the exons ATGGGAGCCGTGATTGTCCAGACAGTG GCACGCAGCACTGACAGCCTGGATGGCCCAGGGGAGGGCTCGGTACAGCCCCTACCCACCGCTGGGGGGCCCAGTGTGAAGGGGAAGCCTGGGAAGAG gctctcAGCTCCTCGAGGCCCCTTCCCGCGGCTGGCTGACTGTGCCCATTTCCACTACGAGAACGTCGACTTTGGCCACATTCAG CTCCTACTGTCTCCAGACCGTGAAGGGCCCAGCCTCTCTGGAGAGAATGAGCTGGTGTTCGGGGTGCAGGTGACCTGTCAG GGCCGTTCCTGGCCGGTTCTCCGGAGTTACGATGACTTTCGTTCCCTGGATGCCCACCTCCACCGGTGCATATTTGACCGGAGGTTCTCCTGCCTTCCGGAGCTTCCCCCGCCCCCCGAGGGTGCCAGGGCTGCCCAG ATGCTGGTGCCACTGCTACTGCAGTACCTGGAGACCCTGTCAGGACTGGTGGACAGTAACCTCAACTGCGGGCCTGTGCTCACCTGGATGGAG CTGGACAATCACGGCCGGCGACTGCTCCTCAGTGAGGAGGCGTCACTCAATATCCCTGCAGTGGCGGCCGCCCACGTGATCAAACGGTACACGGCCCAGGCACCAGATGAGCTGTCCTTTGAG GTGGGAGACATTGTCTCGGTGATCGACATGCCACCCACGGAGGATCGGAGCTGGTGGCGGGGCAAGCGAGGCTTCCAG GTTGGGTTCTTCCCCAGTGAATGTGTGGAACTCTTCACAGAGCGACCAGGTCCGGGCCTGAAGGCGG CAGATGCCGATGGCCCCCCATGTGGCATCCCGGCTCCCCAGGGTATCTCGtctctgacctcag CTGTGCCGCGGCCTCGTGGGAAGCTGGCCGGCCTGCTCCGCACCTTCATGCGCTCCCGCCCTTCTCGGCAGCGGCTGCGGCAGCGGGGAATCCTGCGACAGAGGGTGTTTGGCTGCGATCTTGGCGAACACCTCAGCAACTCAGGCCAGGATG TGCCCCAGGTGCTGCGCTGCTGCTCCGAGTTCATTGAGGCCCACGGGGTGGTGGATGGGATCTACCGGCTATCAGGCGTGTCTTCCAACATCCAGAGGCTTCG GCATGAGTTTGACAGCGAGAGGATCCCAGAGCTGTCTGGCCCCGCCTTCCTGCAGGACATCCACAGCGTGTCCTCCCTCTGCAAGCTCTACTTCCGAGAACTTCCGAACCCTCTGCTCACCTACCAGCTCTATGGGAAATTCAGT GAGGCCATGTCAGTGCCTGGGGAGGAGGAGCGTCTGGTGCGGGTACACGATGTCATCCAGCAGCTGCCCCCGCCACATTACAG GACCCTGGAGTACCTGCTGAGGCACCTGGCCCGCATGGCGAGACACAGTGCTAACACCAGCATGCATGCCCGCAACCTGGCCATTGTCTGGGCACCCAACCTGCTACG GTCCATGGAGCTGGAGTCAGTGGGAATGGGTGGTGCCGCGGCGTTCCGGGAAGTGCGGGTGCAGTCGGTGGTGGTGGAGTTTCTGCTTACCCACGTGGACGTCCTGTTCAGCGACACCTTCACCTCCGCTGGCCTCGACCCTGCAG GCCGATGCCTGCTCCCCAGGCCCAAGTCCCTCGCGGGCAGCTGCCCCTCCACCCGCCTGCTGACGCTGGAGGAAGCCCAGGCGCGCACGCAGGGCCGGCTGGGGATGCCCACAGAGCCCACAACTCCCAAGACCCCCGCCTCACCTGCGGAAAG gaggaaaggggagagaggggagaaacAGCGGAAGCCAGGGGGCAGCAGCTGGAAGACGTTCTTTGCACTGGGCCGGGGCCCCAGTGTCCCTCGAAAGAAGCCCCTGCCCTGGCTGGGGGGCACCCGCGCCCCACCGCAGCCTTCAG GCGGCAGACCCGACACCGTCACACTGAGATCTGCCAAGAGCGAGGAGTCTCTGTCATCGCAGGCCAGCGGGGCTG GCCTCCAGAGGCTGCACAGGCTGCGGCGACCCCACTCCAGCAGCGACGCTTTCCCCGTGGGCCCAGCACCTGCTGGCTCCTGCGAGAGCCTgtcctcgtcctcctcctctgAGTCCTCCTCCTCGGAGTCCTCCTCTTCATCCTCTGAGTCCTCAGCAGCTGGGCTGGGGGCACTCTCTGGGTCCCCCTCACACCGTACCTCAGCCTGGCTAGATGATGGTGATGAGCTGGACTTCAGCCCACCCCGCTGCCTGGAGGGACTCCGGGGGCTGGACTTTGATCCCTTAACCTTCCGCTGCAGCAGCCCCACCCCAGGGGATCCCGCACCTCCCGCCAGCCCAGCACCCCccgcccctgcctctgccttcccacCCAGGGTGACCCCCCAGGCCATCTCGCCCCGAGGGCCCACCAGCCCTGCCTCGCCCGCTGCCCTGGACATCTCAGAGCCCCTGGCTGTATCAGTGCCACCCGCTGTCCTAGAactgctgggggctgggggagcacctgcctcagccaccccaacACCAGCTCTCAGCCCTGGCCGGAGCCTGCGCCCCCATCTCATACCCCTGCTGCTGCGTGGAGCCGAGGCCCCGCTGACTGACGCCTGCCAGCAGGAGATGTGCAGCAAGCTCCGGGGAGCTCAGGGCCCACTGG GTCCTGATATGGAGTCACCATTGCCACCCCCTCCCCTGTCTCTCCTGCGCCCTGGGGgtgccccacccccgccccccaagAACCCAGCGCGCctcatggccctggccctggctgaGCGGGCTCAGCAGGTGGCCGAGCAACAGAGCCAGCAGGAGTGTGGGGGCACCCCACCTGCTCCCCGATCCCCCTTCCGCCGGTCGCTGTCTCTGGAG gaGCCCCCAGCATGTCCTGACCTGTGCACGGGGATGGGGGGACAACTCCTACCCTTCCTTCCCCACATGCCCCACTAA
- the LOC105495498 gene encoding rho GTPase-activating protein 33 isoform X7, giving the protein MGAVIVQTVARSTDSLDGPGEGSVQPLPTAGGPSVKGKPGKRLSAPRGPFPRLADCAHFHYENVDFGHIQLLLSPDREGPSLSGENELVFGVQVTCQGRSWPVLRSYDDFRSLDAHLHRCIFDRRFSCLPELPPPPEGARAAQMLVPLLLQYLETLSGLVDSNLNCGPVLTWMELDNHGRRLLLSEEASLNIPAVAAAHVIKRYTAQAPDELSFEVGDIVSVIDMPPTEDRSWWRGKRGFQVGFFPSECVELFTERPGPGLKAADADGPPCGIPAPQGISSLTSAVPRPRGKLAGLLRTFMRSRPSRQRLRQRGILRQRVFGCDLGEHLSNSGQDVPQVLRCCSEFIEAHGVVDGIYRLSGVSSNIQRLRHEFDSERIPELSGPAFLQDIHSVSSLCKLYFRELPNPLLTYQLYGKFSEAMSVPGEEERLVRVHDVIQQLPPPHYRTLEYLLRHLARMARHSANTSMHARNLAIVWAPNLLRSMELESVGMGGAAAFREVRVQSVVVEFLLTHVDVLFSDTFTSAGLDPAGRCLLPRPKSLAGSCPSTRLLTLEEAQARTQGRLGMPTEPTTPKTPASPAERRKGERGEKQRKPGGSSWKTFFALGRGPSVPRKKPLPWLGGTRAPPQPSGGRPDTVTLRSAKSEESLSSQASGAGLQRLHRLRRPHSSSDAFPVGPAPAGSCESLSSSSSSESSSSESSSSSSESSAAGLGALSGSPSHRTSAWLDDGDELDFSPPRCLEGLRGLDFDPLTFRCSSPTPGDPAPPASPAPPAPASAFPPRVTPQAISPRGPTSPASPAALDISEPLAVSVPPAVLELLGAGGAPASATPTPALSPGRSLRPHLIPLLLRGAEAPLTDACQQEMCSKLRGAQGPLGPDMESPLPPPPLSLLRPGGAPPPPPKNPARLMALALAERAQQVAEQQSQQECGGTPPAPRSPFRRSLSLEPPGSACHPSSGSPSQACTPWAPHPSSPVPQPRSGGAPWAPLHHSTGERTCTMRSGQVRGPPILALPAPGVPFAPCPPTGSMPPMACLANRPHSTGPPT; this is encoded by the exons ATGGGAGCCGTGATTGTCCAGACAGTG GCACGCAGCACTGACAGCCTGGATGGCCCAGGGGAGGGCTCGGTACAGCCCCTACCCACCGCTGGGGGGCCCAGTGTGAAGGGGAAGCCTGGGAAGAG gctctcAGCTCCTCGAGGCCCCTTCCCGCGGCTGGCTGACTGTGCCCATTTCCACTACGAGAACGTCGACTTTGGCCACATTCAG CTCCTACTGTCTCCAGACCGTGAAGGGCCCAGCCTCTCTGGAGAGAATGAGCTGGTGTTCGGGGTGCAGGTGACCTGTCAG GGCCGTTCCTGGCCGGTTCTCCGGAGTTACGATGACTTTCGTTCCCTGGATGCCCACCTCCACCGGTGCATATTTGACCGGAGGTTCTCCTGCCTTCCGGAGCTTCCCCCGCCCCCCGAGGGTGCCAGGGCTGCCCAG ATGCTGGTGCCACTGCTACTGCAGTACCTGGAGACCCTGTCAGGACTGGTGGACAGTAACCTCAACTGCGGGCCTGTGCTCACCTGGATGGAG CTGGACAATCACGGCCGGCGACTGCTCCTCAGTGAGGAGGCGTCACTCAATATCCCTGCAGTGGCGGCCGCCCACGTGATCAAACGGTACACGGCCCAGGCACCAGATGAGCTGTCCTTTGAG GTGGGAGACATTGTCTCGGTGATCGACATGCCACCCACGGAGGATCGGAGCTGGTGGCGGGGCAAGCGAGGCTTCCAG GTTGGGTTCTTCCCCAGTGAATGTGTGGAACTCTTCACAGAGCGACCAGGTCCGGGCCTGAAGGCGG CAGATGCCGATGGCCCCCCATGTGGCATCCCGGCTCCCCAGGGTATCTCGtctctgacctcag CTGTGCCGCGGCCTCGTGGGAAGCTGGCCGGCCTGCTCCGCACCTTCATGCGCTCCCGCCCTTCTCGGCAGCGGCTGCGGCAGCGGGGAATCCTGCGACAGAGGGTGTTTGGCTGCGATCTTGGCGAACACCTCAGCAACTCAGGCCAGGATG TGCCCCAGGTGCTGCGCTGCTGCTCCGAGTTCATTGAGGCCCACGGGGTGGTGGATGGGATCTACCGGCTATCAGGCGTGTCTTCCAACATCCAGAGGCTTCG GCATGAGTTTGACAGCGAGAGGATCCCAGAGCTGTCTGGCCCCGCCTTCCTGCAGGACATCCACAGCGTGTCCTCCCTCTGCAAGCTCTACTTCCGAGAACTTCCGAACCCTCTGCTCACCTACCAGCTCTATGGGAAATTCAGT GAGGCCATGTCAGTGCCTGGGGAGGAGGAGCGTCTGGTGCGGGTACACGATGTCATCCAGCAGCTGCCCCCGCCACATTACAG GACCCTGGAGTACCTGCTGAGGCACCTGGCCCGCATGGCGAGACACAGTGCTAACACCAGCATGCATGCCCGCAACCTGGCCATTGTCTGGGCACCCAACCTGCTACG GTCCATGGAGCTGGAGTCAGTGGGAATGGGTGGTGCCGCGGCGTTCCGGGAAGTGCGGGTGCAGTCGGTGGTGGTGGAGTTTCTGCTTACCCACGTGGACGTCCTGTTCAGCGACACCTTCACCTCCGCTGGCCTCGACCCTGCAG GCCGATGCCTGCTCCCCAGGCCCAAGTCCCTCGCGGGCAGCTGCCCCTCCACCCGCCTGCTGACGCTGGAGGAAGCCCAGGCGCGCACGCAGGGCCGGCTGGGGATGCCCACAGAGCCCACAACTCCCAAGACCCCCGCCTCACCTGCGGAAAG gaggaaaggggagagaggggagaaacAGCGGAAGCCAGGGGGCAGCAGCTGGAAGACGTTCTTTGCACTGGGCCGGGGCCCCAGTGTCCCTCGAAAGAAGCCCCTGCCCTGGCTGGGGGGCACCCGCGCCCCACCGCAGCCTTCAG GCGGCAGACCCGACACCGTCACACTGAGATCTGCCAAGAGCGAGGAGTCTCTGTCATCGCAGGCCAGCGGGGCTG GCCTCCAGAGGCTGCACAGGCTGCGGCGACCCCACTCCAGCAGCGACGCTTTCCCCGTGGGCCCAGCACCTGCTGGCTCCTGCGAGAGCCTgtcctcgtcctcctcctctgAGTCCTCCTCCTCGGAGTCCTCCTCTTCATCCTCTGAGTCCTCAGCAGCTGGGCTGGGGGCACTCTCTGGGTCCCCCTCACACCGTACCTCAGCCTGGCTAGATGATGGTGATGAGCTGGACTTCAGCCCACCCCGCTGCCTGGAGGGACTCCGGGGGCTGGACTTTGATCCCTTAACCTTCCGCTGCAGCAGCCCCACCCCAGGGGATCCCGCACCTCCCGCCAGCCCAGCACCCCccgcccctgcctctgccttcccacCCAGGGTGACCCCCCAGGCCATCTCGCCCCGAGGGCCCACCAGCCCTGCCTCGCCCGCTGCCCTGGACATCTCAGAGCCCCTGGCTGTATCAGTGCCACCCGCTGTCCTAGAactgctgggggctgggggagcacctgcctcagccaccccaacACCAGCTCTCAGCCCTGGCCGGAGCCTGCGCCCCCATCTCATACCCCTGCTGCTGCGTGGAGCCGAGGCCCCGCTGACTGACGCCTGCCAGCAGGAGATGTGCAGCAAGCTCCGGGGAGCTCAGGGCCCACTGG GTCCTGATATGGAGTCACCATTGCCACCCCCTCCCCTGTCTCTCCTGCGCCCTGGGGgtgccccacccccgccccccaagAACCCAGCGCGCctcatggccctggccctggctgaGCGGGCTCAGCAGGTGGCCGAGCAACAGAGCCAGCAGGAGTGTGGGGGCACCCCACCTGCTCCCCGATCCCCCTTCCGCCGGTCGCTGTCTCTGGAG cccccagggaGTGCCTGCCACCCTTCCTCGGGGTCCCCAAGCCAGGCTTGTACCCCCTGGGCCCCCCATCCTTCCAGCCCAGTTCCCCAGCCCCGGTCTGGAGGAGCTCCCTGGGCCCCCCTGCACCACTCGACAGGGGAGAGAACCTGTACTATGAGATCGGGGCAGGTGAGGGGTCCCCCTATTCTGGCCCTACCCGCTCCTGGAGTCCCTTTCGCTCCATGCCCCCCGACAGGCTCAATGCCTCCTATGGCATGCTTGGCCAATCGCCCCCACTCCACAGGTCCCCCGACTTAG
- the LOC105495498 gene encoding rho GTPase-activating protein 33 isoform X1, whose translation MGAVIVQTVARSTDSLDGPGEGSVQPLPTAGGPSVKGKPGKRLSAPRGPFPRLADCAHFHYENVDFGHIQLLLSPDREGPSLSGENELVFGVQVTCQGRSWPVLRSYDDFRSLDAHLHRCIFDRRFSCLPELPPPPEGARAAQMLVPLLLQYLETLSGLVDSNLNCGPVLTWMELDNHGRRLLLSEEASLNIPAVAAAHVIKRYTAQAPDELSFEVGDIVSVIDMPPTEDRSWWRGKRGFQVGFFPSECVELFTERPGPGLKADADGPPCGIPAPQGISSLTSAVPRPRGKLAGLLRTFMRSRPSRQRLRQRGILRQRVFGCDLGEHLSNSGQDVPQVLRCCSEFIEAHGVVDGIYRLSGVSSNIQRLRHEFDSERIPELSGPAFLQDIHSVSSLCKLYFRELPNPLLTYQLYGKFSEAMSVPGEEERLVRVHDVIQQLPPPHYRTLEYLLRHLARMARHSANTSMHARNLAIVWAPNLLRSMELESVGMGGAAAFREVRVQSVVVEFLLTHVDVLFSDTFTSAGLDPAGRCLLPRPKSLAGSCPSTRLLTLEEAQARTQGRLGMPTEPTTPKTPASPAERRKGERGEKQRKPGGSSWKTFFALGRGPSVPRKKPLPWLGGTRAPPQPSGGRPDTVTLRSAKSEESLSSQASGAGLQRLHRLRRPHSSSDAFPVGPAPAGSCESLSSSSSSESSSSESSSSSSESSAAGLGALSGSPSHRTSAWLDDGDELDFSPPRCLEGLRGLDFDPLTFRCSSPTPGDPAPPASPAPPAPASAFPPRVTPQAISPRGPTSPASPAALDISEPLAVSVPPAVLELLGAGGAPASATPTPALSPGRSLRPHLIPLLLRGAEAPLTDACQQEMCSKLRGAQGPLGPDMESPLPPPPLSLLRPGGAPPPPPKNPARLMALALAERAQQVAEQQSQQECGGTPPAPRSPFRRSLSLEVGGEPPGTSGSGPPPNSLAHPSVWVPGPPSYLPRQQSDGSLLRSQRPMGTSRRGLRGPAQVSAQLRAGGGGRDAPEAAAQSPCSVPSQVPTPGFFSPAPRECLPPFLGVPKPGLYPLGPPSFQPSSPAPVWRSSLGPPAPLDRGENLYYEIGAGEGSPYSGPTRSWSPFRSMPPDRLNASYGMLGQSPPLHRSPDLVLSYPPAPSCFPPDHLGYSAPHHPARRPTPPEPLYVNLALGPRGPSPASSSSSSPPAHPRSRSDPGPPVPRLPQKQRAPWGPRTPHRVPGPWGPPEPLLLYRAAPPAYGRGGELHRGSLYRNGGQRGEGAGPPPPYPTPSWSLHSEGQTRSYC comes from the exons ATGGGAGCCGTGATTGTCCAGACAGTG GCACGCAGCACTGACAGCCTGGATGGCCCAGGGGAGGGCTCGGTACAGCCCCTACCCACCGCTGGGGGGCCCAGTGTGAAGGGGAAGCCTGGGAAGAG gctctcAGCTCCTCGAGGCCCCTTCCCGCGGCTGGCTGACTGTGCCCATTTCCACTACGAGAACGTCGACTTTGGCCACATTCAG CTCCTACTGTCTCCAGACCGTGAAGGGCCCAGCCTCTCTGGAGAGAATGAGCTGGTGTTCGGGGTGCAGGTGACCTGTCAG GGCCGTTCCTGGCCGGTTCTCCGGAGTTACGATGACTTTCGTTCCCTGGATGCCCACCTCCACCGGTGCATATTTGACCGGAGGTTCTCCTGCCTTCCGGAGCTTCCCCCGCCCCCCGAGGGTGCCAGGGCTGCCCAG ATGCTGGTGCCACTGCTACTGCAGTACCTGGAGACCCTGTCAGGACTGGTGGACAGTAACCTCAACTGCGGGCCTGTGCTCACCTGGATGGAG CTGGACAATCACGGCCGGCGACTGCTCCTCAGTGAGGAGGCGTCACTCAATATCCCTGCAGTGGCGGCCGCCCACGTGATCAAACGGTACACGGCCCAGGCACCAGATGAGCTGTCCTTTGAG GTGGGAGACATTGTCTCGGTGATCGACATGCCACCCACGGAGGATCGGAGCTGGTGGCGGGGCAAGCGAGGCTTCCAG GTTGGGTTCTTCCCCAGTGAATGTGTGGAACTCTTCACAGAGCGACCAGGTCCGGGCCTGAAGGCGG ATGCCGATGGCCCCCCATGTGGCATCCCGGCTCCCCAGGGTATCTCGtctctgacctcag CTGTGCCGCGGCCTCGTGGGAAGCTGGCCGGCCTGCTCCGCACCTTCATGCGCTCCCGCCCTTCTCGGCAGCGGCTGCGGCAGCGGGGAATCCTGCGACAGAGGGTGTTTGGCTGCGATCTTGGCGAACACCTCAGCAACTCAGGCCAGGATG TGCCCCAGGTGCTGCGCTGCTGCTCCGAGTTCATTGAGGCCCACGGGGTGGTGGATGGGATCTACCGGCTATCAGGCGTGTCTTCCAACATCCAGAGGCTTCG GCATGAGTTTGACAGCGAGAGGATCCCAGAGCTGTCTGGCCCCGCCTTCCTGCAGGACATCCACAGCGTGTCCTCCCTCTGCAAGCTCTACTTCCGAGAACTTCCGAACCCTCTGCTCACCTACCAGCTCTATGGGAAATTCAGT GAGGCCATGTCAGTGCCTGGGGAGGAGGAGCGTCTGGTGCGGGTACACGATGTCATCCAGCAGCTGCCCCCGCCACATTACAG GACCCTGGAGTACCTGCTGAGGCACCTGGCCCGCATGGCGAGACACAGTGCTAACACCAGCATGCATGCCCGCAACCTGGCCATTGTCTGGGCACCCAACCTGCTACG GTCCATGGAGCTGGAGTCAGTGGGAATGGGTGGTGCCGCGGCGTTCCGGGAAGTGCGGGTGCAGTCGGTGGTGGTGGAGTTTCTGCTTACCCACGTGGACGTCCTGTTCAGCGACACCTTCACCTCCGCTGGCCTCGACCCTGCAG GCCGATGCCTGCTCCCCAGGCCCAAGTCCCTCGCGGGCAGCTGCCCCTCCACCCGCCTGCTGACGCTGGAGGAAGCCCAGGCGCGCACGCAGGGCCGGCTGGGGATGCCCACAGAGCCCACAACTCCCAAGACCCCCGCCTCACCTGCGGAAAG gaggaaaggggagagaggggagaaacAGCGGAAGCCAGGGGGCAGCAGCTGGAAGACGTTCTTTGCACTGGGCCGGGGCCCCAGTGTCCCTCGAAAGAAGCCCCTGCCCTGGCTGGGGGGCACCCGCGCCCCACCGCAGCCTTCAG GCGGCAGACCCGACACCGTCACACTGAGATCTGCCAAGAGCGAGGAGTCTCTGTCATCGCAGGCCAGCGGGGCTG GCCTCCAGAGGCTGCACAGGCTGCGGCGACCCCACTCCAGCAGCGACGCTTTCCCCGTGGGCCCAGCACCTGCTGGCTCCTGCGAGAGCCTgtcctcgtcctcctcctctgAGTCCTCCTCCTCGGAGTCCTCCTCTTCATCCTCTGAGTCCTCAGCAGCTGGGCTGGGGGCACTCTCTGGGTCCCCCTCACACCGTACCTCAGCCTGGCTAGATGATGGTGATGAGCTGGACTTCAGCCCACCCCGCTGCCTGGAGGGACTCCGGGGGCTGGACTTTGATCCCTTAACCTTCCGCTGCAGCAGCCCCACCCCAGGGGATCCCGCACCTCCCGCCAGCCCAGCACCCCccgcccctgcctctgccttcccacCCAGGGTGACCCCCCAGGCCATCTCGCCCCGAGGGCCCACCAGCCCTGCCTCGCCCGCTGCCCTGGACATCTCAGAGCCCCTGGCTGTATCAGTGCCACCCGCTGTCCTAGAactgctgggggctgggggagcacctgcctcagccaccccaacACCAGCTCTCAGCCCTGGCCGGAGCCTGCGCCCCCATCTCATACCCCTGCTGCTGCGTGGAGCCGAGGCCCCGCTGACTGACGCCTGCCAGCAGGAGATGTGCAGCAAGCTCCGGGGAGCTCAGGGCCCACTGG GTCCTGATATGGAGTCACCATTGCCACCCCCTCCCCTGTCTCTCCTGCGCCCTGGGGgtgccccacccccgccccccaagAACCCAGCGCGCctcatggccctggccctggctgaGCGGGCTCAGCAGGTGGCCGAGCAACAGAGCCAGCAGGAGTGTGGGGGCACCCCACCTGCTCCCCGATCCCCCTTCCGCCGGTCGCTGTCTCTGGAGGTGGGTGGGGAGCCCCCGGGGACCTCAGGGAGTGGGCCACCTCCCAACTCCCTAGCCCATCCGAGTGTCTGGGTCCCGGGACCCCCATCCTACTTACCAAGGCAACAAAGTGATGGGAGCCTGCTGAGGAGCCAGCGGCCCATGGGGACCTCAAGGAGGGGACTCCGAGGCCCTGCCCAGGTCAGTGCCCAGCTCAGGGCAGGTGGGGGGGGCAGGGATGCGCCAGAGGCAGCAGCCCAGTCCCCATGTTCTGTCCCCTCACAGGTTCCTACCCCCGGCTtcttctccccagcccccagggaGTGCCTGCCACCCTTCCTCGGGGTCCCCAAGCCAGGCTTGTACCCCCTGGGCCCCCCATCCTTCCAGCCCAGTTCCCCAGCCCCGGTCTGGAGGAGCTCCCTGGGCCCCCCTGCACCACTCGACAGGGGAGAGAACCTGTACTATGAGATCGGGGCAGGTGAGGGGTCCCCCTATTCTGGCCCTACCCGCTCCTGGAGTCCCTTTCGCTCCATGCCCCCCGACAGGCTCAATGCCTCCTATGGCATGCTTGGCCAATCGCCCCCACTCCACAGGTCCCCCGACTTAGTGCTCAGCTACCCGCCAGCCCCTTCCTGCTTTCCCCCTGACCACCTTGGCTACTCAGCCCCCCACCACCCTGCTCGGCGCCCCACACCGCCTGAGCCCCTCTACGTCAACCTAGCCCTAGGGCCCAGAGGTCCCTcacctgcctcttcctcctcctcttcccctcctgcccacccccGAAGCCGTTCAGATCCCGGTCCCCCAGTCCCCCGCCTTCCCCAGAAACAACGGGCACCCTGGGGCCCCCGTACCCCTCATAGGGTGCCGGGTCCCTGGGGCCCCCCTGAGCCTCTCCTGCTCTACAGGGCAGCCCCGCCAGCCTATGGAAGGGGGGGCGAGCTCCACCGAGGGTCCTTGTACAGAAATGGAGGGCAAAGAGGGGAGGGGGCTGGTCCCCCACCCCCTTACCCCACTCCCAGCTGGTCCCTCCACTCTGAGGGCCAGACCCGAAGCTACTGCTGA